ttatgtgtgtgtatatatatacataaatgtatgtatgtatagatatatgtatatatagacaaaCGTACTTACCCATATCATAAGATGTATATGTGGCATTcccaaatatatgtatatatatatacacacacatacacacacacacacacacacacacatatatatatatatatatacatgtatgtatgtatgtatatgcaaatatatgtaaatataaacaAAGCTACCTACCCATATATgatcacatgtatatatatatatatatatatatacacacacacatgtataggTATGTTTACATATAATGTATGTGCTTAGGGCaccaattttttgaaacatttttgttAGGAATTGCAAAAACTGTTAGTGCATTGAAAATCCTGGAAAAAATTGTCCAAGAAACGATTAATTATTGTGTGCTCTTATGACTTATGTGAGAATAatcttatatgtgtgtgtgtgtgtgtgatagtgACATTGTATACATATTGTTCCTAAATATGTCGAGTTTCATATAGTaatgtatataataattatttttgagaatTCTTTTgggaaatatgtatataatcattctaaataaacatatatataaacaaacattgTACGGTGAATTCATATGATGACATATGCATTCATTCATACATATTAACAATGATGTGTAATGTATACTGAGGTTTAAATTGTATGGCTCTTTCAGTTCTGAAAGTCTTTACTGTGTGGGTTCTGAAAAAGAAAGCCTGCGAGGTGAACAAGTTTTGCTGaccatgtttgcattttcctACTCCATATTGCATCCTTACCAAGCGATATTACAAACACCCTGATTCTTTGTTGTGGCACGTCTCCCCTAAAAGGCCAATGTTTGTGTCCAAACGAATCAAGTGTGTACACCTATAATTAGGATAGCATCATAGTGCATCTGTAAAAGATTAATTACTGTTGCATTAACATAACCCCCTATCTTCTGCATGATAACCACAATTAATTGTCTTTATCCAGGTCTGGCATGGGTCGTCACTGCTTCTACGTTTACTATGATGGGGAACAGTATTTCCATGACTTGCATGGGCTGTCCTATAAAGGCGAGTCAGTGAAGCAGAAGTTCATTGAGTTGAAATGGGGAACACACTTGAGAAAAATGCACCGGAAGATAATGGAAGCTCTACGGTTGGACAAGGAGTCACATAAGATATCCATTGTGTACCGTGCCCCCCAGATACTTATGAGTACTCAGGTTGTCTACAACTCAAATCCGTTGGGTTGCGATGCTGACGTGGACATGATGTGGGCAGTGATTAAGCGGACCCCCCAGTTCATAGCGTCCGACTTGTATGTAACTGTTGAGGCTGTTGGGTTCCATGGTAGTGCAAGTTCATAGCATGCCAGTGGGGTGGAAGAGCCACACTCATTGTCGGTTGACGTGCATCCTCCCTTTGCCTATGCCACGCCTTTCCCCTACAATACTCAACCATGTAGTGCGGTTGATCATTTGGACAACACCGAAGTGGTGGGCGCCACCAATACACATGATGTGGGAGGGTCTACTCACACATATGAGCATGTCCAAGCTGATATGGACGGGGGAATTGATATTGATGCCAGCCGAGATGTGTATGAAGAGTTCATTGATACTGATGGACCAGTGGACGACGCGGAGGTCTTAGATGTACCACTGATCGAAAATAACGAGGAGGATTGCCTTACAACAGTTCCTATCCCAGAATGGTTCACATCAAACACATGGGACAATATTAATGACCCATCACCTGCATTGGGTACAGGACATCTTACAAGTTGGCATAAAGATGACCACCCAGCAAGGGGGATGCTATTCAAGAATAAAGCCTCTGTTCAATATGTGTTGACCCTCTACTCTGTGGAGCATAATAAGCAATACAAAGTCATCAAGTCTGACACCAATAGGCTGGTAGTGCGGTGTAAGAATGAGGCATGTCTGTGGTCAATTCGGGCCAATTGCAGCAAGAAGCACGGGATGTGGGTTATCAGTACATGTAAGGGTCCCCATAGTTGCTCATCCCTCCAGCTACCAACTGATGGGCGGATGATGGATTCAAAGTTCATCTCCATTGCACTTGAGAAGTATGTACGGGAAGACCTAACCCGAAAGGTAAGGGACTTGCGTAGTATGTTGCATGCAAGGCATGGGCATGATGTAACTATGTACAAGGTTTGGGAAGCCAAACAGAAGGCAGTTGCACGTATTTACGGGGATTTTGACGAGTCGTACGCAGAATTGCCACGATTTCTTGCTGCATTGTCTGATGCAGATCCGGATACTGTGACCACATTAAAGTGTGACCCCAATGTCCCGGGGACTTGTATATTCAACTCCGCATTTTGGGCTTTCGGTCCGTGTATTAGAGGGTTTAGGCATTGCAGGCCGGTGATAAGCATAGATGCAACGCACCTTTATGGCAAGTACAAAGGAAAGCTGTTGATAGCAATGGCAACAGATGGTAACAACGAGGTTTATCCACTCGCATTTGCCGTTGTCGAAAGCGAGAGCACGAAGACATGGGGATGGTTCTTGGCATGCCTGTTGACCTATGTTACAGACCGCACCAATTTGTGTATAATATCCGACAGGCATCGTGGGATACAATCATGCTTCGATGACACCACTAGGGGCTACTTGCAACCGCCCTTAACCCATCACCGGTATTGCCTCCGCCATTTAGTAAGCAATGTTAACACTAACTTCAATAGTGTGCCGTTGAAGAACTTGGTATGGAACGCAGCAACTGCGAATCAAGTTAGGAAGTTTGAGAACACCATGGATTGCATCAAGAATGTCAACCCGGCTGCGTACGACTATCTTAAGGAGGTAAATCAAGAAAAGTGGACACTTGTACATGACCATGGGCACCGAtatggggcaatgacaaccaacctGTCAGAGTGCTTCAATGGGGTACTTAAGGGCGCACGTAGCTTGCCCATAACTACAATGGTGAAGTTTACATTTTACAAGGTGAACTCATACTTTGACGAACGTCGAAACAAAACCCTAGAGAAGTTGGAAGAGGGGCAAGTGTGGTGCAAATATGCCTATGACAAGTTCGAGGAAAATCAAGAGAAGGCGAAGCTCCATATTGTTAGAAGGATGAGTGCGCAACAACGGTTATATACAGTGGAGACACAGTCTTCACTGTTGAACACTGGCGGGGGAGATCACACCCATAGGGTTTCCCTCATAGACATGACATGCACGTGCGGCAAATAGGAAGCAAACAAGATCCCTTGTTCCCACTTGATAGCAGTTTGTGCCAAACACAACCATGATGCCACTGAGTATATGGATCATTTCTACCGCCTTGAAGAACGGTATCACAGCTATGAGCCTATATTCCAACCACTAAAAGATAGGTTAGAATGGCCGGAGCCAGCAGAAAGGAGAACCGTGATGCCAAACCAGCGGTTGATCCGTGAAAAAGGTCGGCCCAAGTCCACGAGAATCCGCAATGAGATGGATGACGAGGATAGGGAGTTGCCAACCTCATTGTGGATTGAGAATGGACCAAAGTTGAAGTGTGGTTTGTGTCGCCAAGAGGGTCATAACCGTCGTACATGTCCAACTCGAAATGTGGCTTCAACAAGCCATGGTGCTATGTAGCAGGTAACAATTACAAATCATAGTAACAAGGGGGTATCATAAGTTATTCTTCTTTACATGTTTAGATATTACATTATATGAGTTATAATTAAGATGTGGGCAGTAATTTGTAGTATTCTTTCAATCTTATTGTTTGTGGTGTACATATTCTAGTATTCATGAGGTCTCTATTTCCCTAATTGTATATGTTTTGCTGCAGATTTGTAATTGTTGCCAAGGTGTAACTGTAGATGCTCCTCATTTAAGCAGGCAAGCTTGAATGCTCTTCTATATTTGTCAATTCAATTTACTAATTACCATGGGTTGTATACTAATTTCTGTGTTGGCTACTCCTCAGAAAGGAGGCAACTTCTGAAAAGAACAAATAGAAGGTGTCACTCAAATGCTATGACTCCATGTTTGCCTAAAACCATTGTTGGCGGATGCTGTCCAAGTTTCAACTTACAATTGTGAAGAATGTTTAAAATGCAGAAatggaactttttatttttgtacatcAACTGATTTAAATGCATAGAGGCTCTTTACTTACAAATAAGCTTGTAtatatggatgatttttttattcgCGTAATGCAAATGGGGGAATGTTACTGATGGATGTGGTTGGTTATGATTTGTATGGATGACTTGTTGTTCACAGCATGGTTGTCAGCAGGTCCACTTTTACTATGAATAAGCACGATACTGAATGGGTGTGAACAGTGCAAGTCgcaagcaaaactacaagtagaAAGGTTATACTAAatgaaactcgattttccaGCTAACGAGTTACATTGCAGTCCATTTTCAATCCCCTTCGACTGTATCCATTCTCAACTGTCAAGTATCTGGGTTACTCGATTTCTCTATATCCGAGTTACGTTCAACATAGCTCGAT
This DNA window, taken from Quercus robur chromosome 2, dhQueRobu3.1, whole genome shotgun sequence, encodes the following:
- the LOC126699622 gene encoding uncharacterized protein LOC126699622, whose product is MDGGIDIDASRDVYEEFIDTDGPVDDAEVLDVPLIENNEEDCLTTVPIPEWFTSNTWDNINDPSPALGTGHLTSWHKDDHPARGMLFKNKASVQYVLTLYSVEHNKQYKVIKSDTNRLVVRCKNEACLWSIRANCSKKHGMWVISTCKGPHSCSSLQLPTDGRMMDSKFISIALEKYVREDLTRKVRDLRSMLHARHGHDVTMYKVWEAKQKAVARIYGDFDESYAELPRFLAALSDADPDTVTTLKCDPNVPGTCIFNSAFWAFGPCIRGFRHCRPVISIDATHLYGKYKGKLLIAMATDGNNEVYPLAFAVVESESTKTWGWFLACLLTYVTDRTNLCIISDRHRGIQSCFDDTTRGYLQPPLTHHRYCLRHLVSNVNTNFNSVPLKNLVWNAATANQVRKFENTMDCIKNVNPAAYDYLKEVNQEKWTLVHDHGHRYGAMTTNLSECFNGVLKGARSLPITTMVKFTFYKVNSYFDERRNKTLEKLEEGQVWCKYAYDKFEENQEKAKLHIVRRMSAQQRLYTVETQSSLLNTGGGDHTHRVSLIDMTCTCGK